The nucleotide window CGGGCCGGCTTTCTTTAGGACACCGGCAAGCTTTTCCAACATGGTTTCTCGTCCCCCTTTTAGAGATTAGAGATAACATCTGCGTCATTGTCCCCGGGGTCAACTGTAACGGCCTCTTGCCTCCCCGCCATCGGCCCGGGTAACCACACCGGCGGGGCCGTTATCACCCCCTGATCAGGTTTTTCTGTAGCGGCAGGCGTTAAATAGCCAGCAATGGGCCAGGCCGAGAGGTCCAGCAAGGGCAATCGAGCCGGGTTTTCCCTGGCCTGAAGAATTAAAGCCCATCCCTTTGGCCAGCGCCGCACCTCGTCGGGCAGGAGCAAAGGCCTGCCGGTTAAAGCTTCCGTAGTCCCGGAAGAGTAATCAGCGGCCCGCACCTGGCTGGAGTAGCTTTCCGTCCGCACCGTGTATTTGCCCGTCATATTGCTGATTGTCTCGGCAGTCTTTTCATCGGTCGTAGATAAATAAACCCAGGTAGCGCAATTGCCGGTAATGGTCCCGGCCGCCTCTTTGTACTTGGTCTTAATCTGGGATAAATCCTGGATGGCCAGGAGGAAACGCATCCCCCGCCCGGCCGCAACCGTGAGCCGGTGGTCAAAATCAGGTACAGGAGGTAGGTTTCCTATCTCGTCCAGGAGGAAATTAACCCGGACCGGGAGCCTGCCGCCGCAACTATAGGCGGTATCCACCAGGGCCTGGTAAACCTGGCTGATGTACAGGGTGGCCAGGACGTTCCTGGTGCTCCTCTCGTCGGGCACCACCAGGAACACCGCTGCTTTTTCCAGCCCGAGGATAGTTATGTCGTGGTCCTGAGCTGCTGTCAGCCAGGCCACCTCCGGGTCGGCCCAAAGCCTCAACTGTGCCGCCGTGCCGGTAAAGATGCTGGAACGCAGCCGGTCCTCGGACAGGGCCGCCACGCCGTAGGCCGCCCGGGCCGGGTGGCCCTGGGGGAAACGCCGGAAGTATTCGTCCAGCTTTTCTCCACCGCCACTGCCAAGTTCCGTCAGCAGGGCGTAGGCGCTGGCCAGGTGCTTGGTTCCTTCGGGGGCCTGGTCCGCCACCGCCAGGGCCAGGGCCGCCGTCAGGCTCTCCTGGGCCTGGGGCCAGATGCTGTC belongs to Moorella humiferrea and includes:
- a CDS encoding VirD4-like conjugal transfer protein, CD1115 family — encoded protein: MKFRHVILLLLVLLDLLLVPLVLKLPLFIKVQGFKPGLEAWKKETLARPLAGPAILVKDEKMRNTWIWLQPAFGAAAISILWPATRRKSKARNDIGGPEAAGQGQHGTARWRTRKEIATTLTLWDLTGKSPGGFVVGAEEGKGFIAWLDAGDTHCLVIGATRSGKSRRIIMPTIWTLANAGQSMLVTDPKGELHTMTSGYLKRQGYRVVLIDLRQPYRGSRWNPLEPVSKALREGNIPAASQAAWDIGNIITHQQPHYGDSIWPQAQESLTAALALAVADQAPEGTKHLASAYALLTELGSGGGEKLDEYFRRFPQGHPARAAYGVAALSEDRLRSSIFTGTAAQLRLWADPEVAWLTAAQDHDITILGLEKAAVFLVVPDERSTRNVLATLYISQVYQALVDTAYSCGGRLPVRVNFLLDEIGNLPPVPDFDHRLTVAAGRGMRFLLAIQDLSQIKTKYKEAAGTITGNCATWVYLSTTDEKTAETISNMTGKYTVRTESYSSQVRAADYSSGTTEALTGRPLLLPDEVRRWPKGWALILQARENPARLPLLDLSAWPIAGYLTPAATEKPDQGVITAPPVWLPGPMAGRQEAVTVDPGDNDADVISNL